In the Mauremys mutica isolate MM-2020 ecotype Southern chromosome 13, ASM2049712v1, whole genome shotgun sequence genome, one interval contains:
- the LOC123348858 gene encoding olfactory receptor 14C36-like — protein sequence MSNQTTLTEFLLLGFSDIRELQILHFVMFLLIYLVGLMGNLLIITAIVLDHQLHIPMYFFLVNLSILDLGSISVTIPKSMANSLMNTSLISYPGCVTQVFLFFLFTAADLALLTIMAYDRYVAICQPLHYESIMNRRACVQMAASAWITGIVYSALHTGNTFRLPFCQSNVINQFFCEIPQLLKLTCSDSYLSEIGAIAFSMFLGSNCFVFIIVSYVQIFKAVLRIPSEQGRGKAFSTCLPHLTVVSLLLCTGSFEYMKPTSSSASNMDLMMGVLYSLVPPIMNPIIYSMRNKEIKAALKKLIVWRLISKN from the coding sequence atgtccaaccaaaccaccctgaccgagttccttctcctgggattctctgatattcgggagctgcagattttgcactttgtgaTGTTCCTACTGATTTACCTGGTAGGATtgatggggaatcttctcatcatcacagccaTAGTCCTCGACCACCAGCTTCACatccccatgtatttcttcctggtgAATCTGTCCATCCTAGACCTCGGCTCCATCTCCGTTActatccccaaatccatggccaattcCCTCATGAATACCAGTTTGATTTCTTACCCTGGATGTGTCACCCAAgtctttctctttttcctcttcacTGCAGCTGATCTTGCCTtactcaccatcatggcatacgaccgatatgtcgccatctgccaaccactgcactacgAGAGCataatgaacaggagagcttgtgtccaaatggcagctaGTGCCTGGATTACTGGTATTGTCTACTCTGCCCTGCACACTGGGAACACCTTCAGGTTGCCCTTCTGCCAGTCCAATGTCATCAACCAGTTCTTTtgtgaaatcccccagctacTCAAGCTCACCTGCTCTGACTCGTACCTCAGTGAAATTGGGGCTATTGCCTTTAGTATGTTTTTAGGTtcaaactgctttgtttttataattgtgtcttatgttcagatcttcaaagcagtgctgagaatcccttctgagcagggccgaggtaaagccttctccacctgcctccctcacctcactgtggtctcttTGTTACTTTGCACTGGCTCCTTTGAGTAcatgaaacccacctccagctcagcatCAAATATGGATCTCATGATGGGTGTTCTATATTCCCTGGTGCCTCCAATAATGAATccaatcatctacagcatgaggaacaaggagatcaaagctgcATTAAAGAAACTGATTGTGTGGAGGTTAATTTCCAAGAATTAA